Within Halarchaeum grantii, the genomic segment ACGCCGGCCCCGTCCCGGACGGCGTCGTCGACTACCAGTGGACGAGCGCACACCAGCGGAACGCGCGCTTCGCACCCGCGTCCTTCGTCGGCGGACTCCTCGACCCGGCGGTCGACCTCGGCGCGGAGCTCGGTGCGCGCGACGTCCCGGTGACGCTCGTCTGGGGTCGCGAGGCGACGACCACTCCGCTCTCGCGGGGACGCGAACTCGCGGCGGCGGCGGACGCCCGCCTCGTCGTCCTCGACGACGCGAAACTCCTCCCGCACGACGACCACCCCGAGCGGTTCCGGGAGGCGGTCGCGGCCGACCTCCCCTGACTACTCGAAGCGGAGGTGGCGCTCGTCGCCGGCCGTCCCGACGCCGAGCGTCACGTCGTCGCCGCGAGCGAGGCCGTCGAGGGCGTCCGCGCGCACGTGGCCGGTGAGTCGAACCGGCCCGAAGCGCGCGATGGCGAGGCCGTACGGCGTCTCGTCGGCGAACGCGGGCGGCCCGACGTGGACGGTCGTGACGGCGCGAACCGTCCCCGTCTCCGGGAGAGCCTCGCGTTCGAGGGCGCGCGACCCGCACGCCGGACAGACCGTTCGCGGCGGGAGCGAACCGTGGCCGTTCGCGCAGACGAGGCAGAACCCCGCGCCGTTCTCGACGGCGTCGAGGACGTCGGCGGACGTGGCCGCGTCGGTCATTCCGCCACCTCCAGGACGTGGACGACGGCGCTCGCCACCGTCCCGCCGGCGTTGTGCGCGAGGGCGACCTCCGCGTCGGGCACCGCGTCGGCGTTGTGGTGGTCGCCGCGCAGGAGCGCCGTGAGTTCGGCGATCTGACTCGTCCCCGTCGCGCCGACCGGGTGGCCCTTCGCCTTCAGGCCGCCGGAGAGGTTGACGGGGAGGCGCCCGTCGCGCGTCGTCTCGCCCGCGCGCGCCGCGCCGATGGCGTCGCCGTGCCCGTAGAAGCCGAGCGCTTCGAGCGCGAGCACCTCCGCGATGGTGAAGCAGTCGTGGACCTCCGCGACGTCCACGTCGGCGGGCGTGACGCCCGCGTCGGCGTAGGCGGCGTCGGCGGCCGCGCTCGCGGCGGGCGTCCGCGCGAGGTGCGCGCGGTCCGCGAGCGCGAGGCGGTCCCCGCCCTGTCCGGACCCCGTCACCGCGACGGGCGCGTCGACGTCGTGTTCGGCGACGTACGCCTCGCTCGCGAGGACGACCGCGCTCGCGCCGTCCGTGATGGGACAGGCGTCGAGCAGACCGA encodes:
- a CDS encoding Zn-ribbon domain-containing OB-fold protein, translated to MTDAATSADVLDAVENGAGFCLVCANGHGSLPPRTVCPACGSRALEREALPETGTVRAVTTVHVGPPAFADETPYGLAIARFGPVRLTGHVRADALDGLARGDDVTLGVGTAGDERHLRFE